One genomic segment of Rubripirellula amarantea includes these proteins:
- a CDS encoding RNA polymerase sigma factor: protein MVRQRDDVLTFVGKTTTNASLSDLLAALSQSDSGALNRVMEMYGEEIHRFIRFRMRDSVLRRLHDSIDVEQSVFRRFFQRASTGKLALANEDELRGYLFTLAKNRVRELKRSHSAAKRSATFVEEDSRFELGQIDDDQRDPADDIAENELMNEVRSIVGTDDWKAVMQRLDGRTWKEVAAEQDLLPDTLRKRLQTALNGIKNRLLGDDKT, encoded by the coding sequence ATGGTCCGGCAACGTGATGACGTTTTGACGTTTGTTGGGAAAACCACGACGAACGCAAGTCTTTCTGACCTGTTGGCCGCGTTGTCGCAGAGCGATTCAGGTGCTTTGAATCGTGTTATGGAGATGTACGGCGAAGAGATACATCGGTTTATTCGCTTCCGAATGCGAGATTCCGTTCTTCGGCGGCTCCACGATTCCATTGATGTAGAGCAGTCCGTCTTTCGACGTTTCTTTCAACGTGCTTCGACCGGCAAGCTCGCCCTCGCAAATGAGGATGAGTTGCGTGGCTATTTGTTTACGCTCGCCAAGAACCGCGTACGGGAGTTGAAACGAAGCCATTCGGCGGCAAAACGCAGTGCCACATTCGTCGAGGAGGACTCGCGTTTTGAACTTGGACAGATCGACGACGATCAACGCGATCCCGCCGACGACATCGCAGAGAACGAATTGATGAATGAAGTGCGATCCATCGTTGGAACTGATGACTGGAAGGCTGTTATGCAACGGCTTGACGGTCGCACGTGGAAGGAGGTAGCTGCGGAACAAGACCTTTTGCCAGACACTCTACGCAAACGTTTGCAAACGGCACTCAATGGAATCAAGAACCGACTGCTTGGCGACGACAAAACATGA
- a CDS encoding caspase family protein produces MKKLLAVVVTTLLLTLWSSDILASDSQPHRRALLIACSDFPNAPWVKPLPGARNDVARFAELLGSPKYNFRDVDTLAGWVEGSDRNPTADNIESAFKQLISKSGRDDQVFILLSGHGIQVDALPNVEGTLGLSEEPDGMDEAFIAADYGPDERVIRDDTIGSWLDQLKSKGAHVWIVFDCCHSGSLTRGDGDEEPRGLLSEEARQANQNSPRNDSHDTGIVDLVLNENEQGKDDPTQGSLVALFAAQNYETTPEMTRPVGAVASSENRRGLLSYHLEYLLNNVAGKTTYRDLENALAGRYYAERGMSGPNPYAEGDLDRTLFGLETIERNKSLGLSRKKDQYELLGGVMDGVTVGTILDVTSNDELIGTVEATEVGISRSVVRWIEPPPEDVASNLTSLNELTCEITKQPVMPWKVAVQWLSVSDAATPVSNQLKTWIATQQELDSSSIIAGTDSSARKWSVCVATPETARRRFGIEIKDTSILLLNSIAVQYDPTAPPSGNEVSVIYPASDLEKIQRDLTTDFERLFRMQRLFQLAGLYGDSGPMLSSRGVAVEFVPLAPDESPRNLKPLNRGDLQAGQEIAVKLSNKKSKTLWYTVLLVQSNGLIAPIHSGSIPAAAYSSRPTVLEIEKIRLRPTRGNAAYVAVTVPVLDQRKPADFSYLAQLPIGVHRVGENSATRSSDGEENAASSTTLGGLFSMTTRSTENKLAIRQDGSQIAVRSWSVTQQEAPRE; encoded by the coding sequence ATGAAAAAGTTGCTGGCAGTTGTCGTCACCACACTGCTTCTTACCCTGTGGTCGTCAGACATCCTCGCTTCGGATTCTCAGCCTCATCGAAGAGCATTGCTGATTGCATGTTCGGATTTTCCCAACGCGCCTTGGGTCAAGCCACTGCCGGGAGCACGCAACGATGTTGCTCGTTTCGCGGAATTACTGGGCAGTCCAAAATACAATTTTCGCGACGTTGATACGTTGGCAGGTTGGGTCGAAGGAAGCGACCGCAATCCGACGGCGGACAATATCGAGTCAGCGTTCAAGCAACTGATCTCAAAGTCTGGCCGCGACGATCAAGTTTTCATCCTACTTAGCGGTCACGGCATTCAGGTAGACGCTCTACCGAACGTCGAAGGCACGCTTGGCCTAAGCGAAGAACCGGACGGTATGGACGAAGCCTTCATCGCCGCCGACTACGGCCCAGATGAACGAGTCATTCGAGACGACACCATCGGCAGTTGGCTGGATCAACTCAAAAGCAAAGGCGCGCATGTTTGGATCGTGTTTGATTGTTGCCATTCAGGCTCGTTAACACGTGGCGATGGCGACGAGGAGCCGCGAGGATTGCTCAGTGAAGAAGCTCGTCAAGCGAACCAAAACAGTCCGCGAAATGATTCACATGATACTGGCATCGTTGATCTTGTTCTAAACGAAAACGAACAAGGCAAAGACGATCCGACGCAGGGCAGTTTGGTTGCCCTGTTCGCGGCTCAGAACTACGAAACCACGCCAGAGATGACTCGTCCGGTTGGTGCCGTCGCTTCGTCAGAAAATCGTCGCGGTCTGCTCAGCTATCACCTGGAATACTTGCTGAACAATGTCGCTGGCAAAACTACCTATCGCGATCTCGAAAACGCATTGGCCGGTCGCTACTACGCCGAACGCGGCATGAGCGGCCCCAATCCCTACGCAGAGGGTGATCTGGATCGGACCTTGTTTGGCTTGGAAACGATTGAACGAAACAAATCGCTAGGATTGTCACGCAAGAAGGATCAGTACGAACTGCTTGGCGGAGTGATGGATGGTGTCACAGTGGGCACGATTCTTGATGTTACATCGAATGATGAATTGATCGGAACGGTCGAAGCCACAGAGGTCGGCATAAGTCGTTCGGTCGTTCGCTGGATCGAACCCCCGCCAGAAGACGTAGCGTCAAACTTAACATCGCTCAATGAGCTAACTTGTGAGATCACGAAGCAACCCGTCATGCCCTGGAAAGTTGCCGTGCAATGGTTGTCGGTGTCTGATGCCGCAACACCCGTATCAAATCAGTTGAAGACTTGGATTGCAACGCAACAAGAACTGGATTCGTCCTCGATCATCGCGGGCACAGATTCCTCTGCTCGAAAATGGAGTGTATGCGTCGCAACGCCTGAAACAGCGCGGCGGCGTTTTGGCATCGAGATCAAGGACACGTCGATCCTGCTGCTCAACAGTATCGCTGTCCAGTATGATCCAACGGCACCGCCCAGCGGAAACGAAGTCTCGGTGATTTATCCTGCCAGCGATCTTGAAAAGATCCAGCGAGATTTAACCACCGACTTCGAGCGACTGTTTCGGATGCAGCGGCTGTTTCAACTCGCCGGGTTGTACGGCGATAGCGGTCCGATGCTTAGCTCTCGTGGCGTAGCCGTCGAGTTCGTTCCATTGGCTCCCGACGAATCTCCGCGTAACCTCAAGCCGCTCAATCGTGGCGATCTTCAGGCGGGCCAGGAAATTGCGGTTAAGCTGTCTAACAAGAAATCAAAAACGCTCTGGTACACAGTCTTGCTCGTACAGAGCAATGGACTGATCGCTCCTATTCATTCGGGTTCGATTCCTGCCGCCGCGTACTCGTCCCGGCCAACCGTTCTCGAAATTGAGAAAATACGGCTGCGACCCACTCGTGGAAACGCTGCCTACGTCGCCGTGACTGTCCCTGTATTGGATCAACGCAAGCCCGCAGACTTCTCCTACTTGGCGCAACTTCCTATCGGCGTCCATCGAGTTGGCGAAAACTCAGCAACTCGCTCGTCCGATGGCGAGGAAAACGCCGCCTCATCGACTACACTCGGGGGGTTGTTCTCCATGACAACCCGGTCCACCGAGAACAAGCTCGCTATCAGGCAAGACGGTTCCCAGATCGCAGTTCGCTCCTGGAGTGTCACTCAGCAGGAAGCACCAAGGGAATAA
- a CDS encoding caspase family protein, with product MPARHYQVTLLACLLTWFLPTEICVAQGDYSDFITSREKIGDDTPSKPTLKYRKQWALIVGIDYAEGDAYSNPKRREIPKLANARRDAAALKEKLINKYGYNHEDVVLLLEGEATGERINRELQKLHGNQVGDQDSVLVFFAGHGAKQTNVDGNVVVYPHDVELADGRTTSGMLYVRDDLITKINKSKALHKLLILDSCYSGEIFSQKLELAAPSSTDDGKDKSLFSQPGFQVIASCRGYQEASDGSGVNSPFALALLRGLEEIPSNAKQPPRIWTGRLMKTLDEEFRALDSSQRPSYRSLAGGQGEFTFFPDFDNAKFGDQSHGQLLSVAMLRATSPGVKGNWWFDEMPWFMPSIRGRILMENQAQSRSSDLLASIRPSSLRRIAGKVRDRMRGDVERLQKRALEVADPKAETESPAVRLLKLRSDHLTRLLKETDPAARLKTLESIEADLVAPENQDILEATDLHLLAVVRHSTGRTEAFDSYETAINRYQVPTQGDNTSGKLNKALEALCHADFGDCLSGLGTEPNDTIEQFKLAISTLDQTPPDAFHVYCLCRLSSTYLQDNRWEDARNHLSTAKDVVTDFDSESYLAAFVHRSDAWSKMIQWEIQEAESSFRESNAVLLPLIVENASPEARKAEQDAGLGERSIAFRQSSDLGAKVAYFHNLHGLAMAIRYRGKPQLAAQQYRRVIAMIEDALFQLRSVTDESSTRTEIELSLLGRFINSQERLGDCNLLGDPTSRDLAEAADDYRRAMSRVHRLPTTRRTNLKAQLFYKQALAFALPSPVQDCELAMEMCHHADEILTAEDKTSTGLLLALRTLTTPMVEMLAQATGQTQTWQTITSELDKAKAAQNDSASEKMRLAILTLRDLAGPSAHRDQLELMMFAARNLIEFGDETSRMRQSEDVELMLSLNRLALNRGNDSDEGTVHLGSQSFLRQYYDIAFAASLATTPNDAKRLLEIQYEATTGSRYGKANISMAMDSAPKSVPQPVLAIYRMENAAYLVCDCPRSKGSCIVLDDICTPDELVDACGLDPAVTMRLPSEVARKLETYFATVPTRCGISLHHRDPVSMLGYDYVTVTETSASFDSDGKPRKPSRPTTTQLRAIGEFPFVIPAQWRGDQTDMEERGTREHRDD from the coding sequence ATGCCCGCAAGACACTACCAGGTCACGCTATTGGCCTGCTTATTGACGTGGTTTTTGCCGACCGAGATTTGTGTTGCACAAGGCGACTACAGCGATTTTATCACCAGTCGTGAAAAGATCGGCGACGACACGCCCAGCAAACCCACGCTGAAATATCGGAAGCAATGGGCACTGATCGTCGGGATCGACTACGCCGAGGGAGATGCGTATAGCAATCCCAAACGACGTGAAATTCCGAAGCTTGCCAATGCCCGCCGTGATGCTGCGGCTTTGAAAGAAAAGCTGATCAATAAGTATGGATACAATCATGAGGATGTTGTGTTGCTGCTCGAAGGCGAAGCAACGGGGGAAAGGATCAATCGAGAATTGCAAAAGCTGCATGGCAACCAAGTCGGCGACCAGGACAGTGTGCTGGTGTTCTTCGCCGGTCACGGAGCCAAGCAAACCAATGTCGATGGCAATGTTGTTGTCTACCCCCACGACGTTGAACTCGCCGATGGACGGACAACGTCGGGGATGCTCTACGTTCGTGATGATTTGATTACGAAAATCAATAAATCAAAAGCCTTACACAAGCTGTTGATTCTGGACAGTTGCTATTCAGGTGAAATCTTTAGTCAGAAGCTCGAATTGGCTGCACCGTCATCCACCGACGACGGCAAAGATAAGTCGCTGTTTTCACAACCTGGTTTTCAAGTCATTGCATCTTGTCGCGGTTACCAGGAAGCATCCGATGGCTCGGGTGTGAACTCGCCTTTCGCACTGGCGCTGCTGCGAGGGTTGGAAGAGATTCCGTCCAACGCAAAACAGCCGCCACGCATTTGGACGGGGCGGCTCATGAAAACGCTTGACGAAGAGTTCCGAGCATTGGACAGCAGCCAACGCCCCTCGTACCGAAGCCTCGCGGGTGGACAAGGTGAGTTCACATTCTTTCCCGATTTCGACAATGCAAAGTTTGGCGATCAGTCGCATGGACAGTTGCTGTCCGTAGCGATGTTGCGGGCTACGTCACCGGGCGTGAAAGGGAACTGGTGGTTTGATGAAATGCCCTGGTTCATGCCCAGCATTCGTGGACGCATCTTGATGGAAAACCAGGCCCAATCACGCTCCAGTGATCTGTTGGCCAGCATCCGTCCATCGAGCCTGCGGCGTATCGCAGGAAAAGTTCGGGATCGAATGCGCGGGGATGTCGAGCGACTTCAAAAACGTGCATTGGAAGTTGCTGATCCGAAGGCAGAAACGGAATCGCCAGCAGTCCGGTTGCTCAAGTTGCGATCCGACCATCTTACCCGGCTCCTAAAAGAAACCGATCCGGCGGCCCGCTTAAAGACGCTGGAGTCGATCGAGGCAGACTTGGTCGCACCAGAAAATCAAGACATTCTGGAAGCGACGGACTTGCATCTGCTCGCCGTTGTGCGGCATTCGACTGGTCGCACAGAAGCGTTCGATAGTTATGAAACGGCGATTAACCGGTATCAAGTTCCAACTCAGGGCGACAACACGAGTGGCAAGCTGAACAAAGCCCTCGAAGCACTTTGCCACGCAGACTTTGGTGATTGCTTGTCCGGGTTAGGTACGGAACCCAACGATACAATTGAACAATTCAAACTTGCGATTAGCACGCTCGACCAAACGCCACCCGATGCGTTCCATGTCTATTGTCTCTGTCGCCTGTCGTCGACATATCTGCAAGACAACCGCTGGGAGGATGCTCGAAATCATCTTTCCACCGCCAAGGATGTCGTTACCGACTTCGATTCTGAAAGCTACCTCGCTGCCTTTGTTCATCGCAGTGATGCGTGGTCCAAGATGATTCAGTGGGAAATCCAGGAAGCAGAGAGTTCATTCCGTGAATCGAATGCAGTGTTGTTGCCGCTGATCGTGGAGAACGCTAGCCCGGAAGCTCGCAAGGCGGAGCAAGACGCGGGACTTGGTGAGCGTTCGATTGCGTTCCGCCAATCATCCGATCTAGGAGCCAAAGTAGCGTATTTCCACAACTTGCACGGACTTGCAATGGCCATTCGGTATCGCGGGAAACCTCAATTGGCCGCACAGCAGTACCGCCGCGTGATCGCAATGATCGAAGATGCTCTGTTTCAACTACGAAGCGTCACGGATGAGTCATCAACCAGAACTGAGATCGAACTAAGTTTGCTGGGACGCTTCATCAATTCACAGGAACGACTTGGCGACTGCAACCTGCTTGGTGATCCCACAAGCCGCGATCTCGCGGAAGCCGCCGATGACTATCGACGAGCGATGAGCCGAGTCCATCGACTTCCAACAACTCGCCGCACGAACTTGAAAGCTCAATTGTTCTACAAACAGGCTCTCGCGTTCGCGTTACCCTCACCGGTTCAGGACTGCGAGCTAGCGATGGAAATGTGCCACCACGCCGATGAGATTCTCACTGCGGAAGACAAGACATCGACGGGGTTGCTACTCGCCTTGCGAACGCTGACAACTCCGATGGTTGAAATGCTTGCCCAGGCGACAGGCCAAACTCAAACATGGCAAACAATAACGAGTGAATTAGATAAAGCGAAGGCTGCTCAAAACGATAGCGCCTCCGAGAAGATGCGATTAGCGATTCTCACGCTTCGCGACTTGGCAGGTCCTTCGGCACATCGCGACCAGCTTGAATTGATGATGTTCGCGGCTCGAAACCTAATTGAGTTTGGTGATGAGACCAGCCGAATGCGGCAAAGCGAAGACGTCGAGCTTATGCTGAGCCTCAATCGGTTGGCCCTCAACCGCGGCAACGATAGCGATGAAGGTACGGTTCATCTCGGTTCACAGTCATTTCTTCGTCAATACTACGACATCGCGTTCGCGGCTTCGCTTGCAACAACTCCTAACGATGCAAAACGATTGCTGGAGATTCAGTATGAAGCCACGACTGGTAGTCGCTATGGCAAGGCAAATATCAGCATGGCAATGGACTCGGCACCCAAGAGCGTGCCGCAGCCGGTCTTGGCAATCTATCGGATGGAGAATGCAGCCTATTTGGTTTGCGATTGTCCCAGGAGCAAAGGCTCCTGCATCGTTCTGGACGACATCTGCACGCCTGATGAACTCGTCGATGCTTGTGGGCTTGATCCGGCCGTCACGATGCGTCTGCCATCGGAAGTGGCTAGAAAACTTGAGACGTACTTCGCAACCGTGCCGACTCGTTGTGGCATTTCACTTCACCACCGCGATCCCGTTTCAATGCTAGGTTATGACTACGTGACCGTCACCGAGACGTCCGCGAGTTTTGATAGCGACGGAAAACCTCGAAAACCAAGTAGGCCAACCACCACCCAACTAAGGGCCATCGGCGAGTTCCCGTTTGTGATTCCCGCTCAATGGCGTGGCGATCAGACTGATATGGAGGAACGAGGCACCAGAGAACACCGGGACGATTGA
- a CDS encoding sterol desaturase family protein, with translation MNGLLVRLLVPMTAVGAAVYAQTQGWGLLNIVDWPMWLEVAIGILVFDLAIYGQHVLFHAVPWLWRLHMVHHADMDFDVTSGLRFHTFEIFLSTLIKLGVVIVLGPAAIVVVAFEVMLNATSMFNHSNVSIPLWLDRVLRFLVVTPDMHRVHHSIIQRETNSNFGFNLPWWDYLFRTYVAQPKEGHEHMSIGVKELRDEHQTERLPGMLQLPFRSNSKRKQ, from the coding sequence TTGAATGGACTTCTGGTTCGGCTCTTGGTGCCGATGACGGCCGTTGGTGCTGCAGTTTATGCACAGACACAGGGCTGGGGATTGTTGAACATCGTGGATTGGCCAATGTGGCTTGAGGTTGCGATCGGTATTCTTGTCTTCGACCTCGCGATTTATGGGCAACATGTGTTGTTCCATGCGGTCCCGTGGCTTTGGCGATTGCACATGGTCCATCATGCTGACATGGATTTTGATGTGACCTCAGGACTTCGGTTTCACACCTTTGAGATTTTTCTTTCTACCTTGATCAAGTTGGGAGTCGTCATTGTGCTCGGACCAGCGGCCATCGTGGTCGTTGCCTTTGAAGTGATGCTCAATGCGACGTCGATGTTCAATCACAGCAATGTCTCGATTCCGCTGTGGCTCGATCGTGTTTTGCGTTTCTTGGTTGTCACACCGGACATGCACCGCGTGCATCATTCGATCATCCAACGCGAAACGAACAGCAACTTCGGTTTCAATCTTCCCTGGTGGGACTATCTATTCCGGACCTATGTGGCGCAGCCTAAAGAGGGCCACGAACACATGTCGATTGGAGTCAAGGAACTTCGCGACGAACACCAGACCGAACGCCTACCAGGAATGTTGCAATTGCCGTTTCGGTCAAACAGCAAACGGAAACAGTAG
- a CDS encoding DUF3147 family protein, producing MLIVKALISAAVIVAVAEIAGRMPRVGALLLTLPIISMLAFIMTWNKEHDMNSIAALARSTLVLVPLGLPFFAPFALSAKTGLSFWPSFAIGVLLASVTIGAWFRFGP from the coding sequence ATGCTAATTGTCAAAGCGTTGATCTCGGCAGCCGTGATCGTAGCGGTCGCCGAGATCGCTGGACGAATGCCGAGAGTCGGCGCGTTGCTGTTGACACTACCAATCATCAGCATGCTGGCGTTCATTATGACGTGGAACAAGGAACACGACATGAACTCGATAGCGGCTCTGGCTCGCTCGACGCTCGTGCTTGTTCCACTCGGTCTACCGTTCTTCGCTCCGTTTGCCTTGTCAGCAAAAACAGGACTTTCGTTTTGGCCCAGCTTTGCAATCGGCGTCCTACTGGCGTCGGTAACCATAGGGGCCTGGTTCCGATTCGGCCCATAA
- a CDS encoding efflux RND transporter permease subunit, with protein MLDAIIKFSLRYRMLVVIVSLFVLVYGSYLATQMSIDVFPDLDRPRVVIITEAPGLATEEVETLVTQPIEIALMGANGVQAVRSQSTAGLNVIYIEFDWSTEIRAARQTVQERLSTLEGILPDGIRPQMTPPSSIMGQIIVAGIYRQNGPSGGRLAQLGNIDMMAEMVIGENEKFQIIVWTPVDRHDFSTWKKVQPQAIKWDDDPNADPQTSQVPVGTAEIKINGKSHDAYFYSEAKQQLELRTVADWIIRPRLLKVTGVAEVFMLGGDRKQYQILIDPTALLEYDVTVQEVEQALRASNINTSGGFAVTGETERPIRILGRLGPESRVVIEDLKKVPVGNHPKRAVLLGQVARVTEGPQFKRGDGSVDGRPGIVFTTVKQPHVDTRDLSDAVAEAFVEVEASLPADIIVNSELFRLRNFIDRGIFNVAEALVIGAVLVIIVLFLFLLNFRTTFITLTAIPLSLVLTTLTFRMMGWISGTELSINVMTLGGIAVAMGELVDDAIVDVENIFRRLKLNNLLPVKEQKSSIVVTFEASKEIRSSIVFGTAVVILSFMPLFALSGVEGRLFTPLGFAYIVSILSSFVVSMTVTPVLSYYLLPNSRATQHEGDGFLLHGLKAMMTHLIRLSMALPRTLLILTWLAVALAAWQMSMLGRNFLPPFDEGSIQVNVTLPPGSSLDASNKVSGAIDSVFQSMQKTEENPDGEILHFVRRTGRAEMDEHASPVNFGEYILSMNPESPTEREEILARLREKISDEAPGVDIEVEQPLAHLISHMISGVYAQIAIKIHGDDLDVLQRVAEQVKGTIQDVEGITPPVVEPIQETAELHIDLRADDLALHGLTREYVADVLQTALQGEVVSQVLEGQRRFDLLVRLEEEYRTDYANLDRLRIDLPDREGQPDRGQIELREVADVGIGTGPNSINRENARRRIVIRCNTEGRDLAGAVNEIKSRIGNQVEMPAGYFIEYGGQFESQQRATQLIIVLAGVSVIGMFIVLLVLFPSIRIVLQILNALPTAFIGGVMALVITQQSLTVASLVGFISLGGIAVRNGILLVTHYFHLMKEEGEEFTQEMVMRGSLERLAPVLMTALTAGIGLIPLVLGGQEPGREILYPVATVILGGLTTSTFCEFLIHPGLFWTFSGKDAARLAKLETEEDELI; from the coding sequence ATGCTCGATGCAATCATCAAATTTTCGCTCCGTTACCGCATGCTGGTCGTCATCGTCAGCCTGTTTGTGCTGGTCTACGGATCGTACTTGGCGACTCAGATGTCGATCGACGTCTTCCCCGACCTCGACCGCCCTCGCGTCGTCATCATTACGGAAGCTCCCGGACTCGCGACCGAAGAAGTCGAGACGCTGGTGACGCAGCCGATCGAGATTGCGCTGATGGGTGCCAATGGCGTCCAGGCGGTTCGCAGTCAATCGACGGCGGGCTTGAACGTGATCTATATCGAGTTCGATTGGTCGACCGAAATTCGCGCTGCTCGCCAAACTGTCCAAGAAAGACTGTCCACGTTGGAGGGAATCTTGCCGGATGGAATTCGCCCGCAAATGACACCGCCGTCTTCGATCATGGGGCAGATCATTGTCGCGGGTATTTACCGGCAAAACGGTCCCAGCGGCGGACGTCTCGCACAGCTCGGCAACATCGACATGATGGCCGAAATGGTCATTGGCGAAAACGAAAAGTTTCAGATCATTGTTTGGACGCCGGTCGATCGGCATGACTTTTCGACTTGGAAGAAAGTTCAGCCACAGGCAATTAAGTGGGATGATGATCCCAATGCCGATCCGCAGACTTCCCAAGTCCCGGTCGGAACTGCCGAGATCAAAATCAATGGCAAGTCACACGACGCATATTTCTATAGCGAAGCCAAACAACAACTTGAACTGCGGACTGTCGCGGACTGGATCATTCGTCCACGATTGTTGAAAGTCACCGGTGTCGCGGAAGTGTTCATGCTCGGCGGAGATCGCAAGCAGTACCAAATCCTGATTGATCCGACCGCTCTTCTCGAATACGACGTCACGGTTCAAGAGGTTGAACAGGCGCTACGAGCCAGCAACATCAACACGAGCGGCGGCTTCGCTGTCACCGGCGAGACCGAGCGACCGATTCGTATTCTTGGTCGCTTGGGGCCAGAATCACGGGTCGTGATCGAAGACTTGAAGAAAGTCCCCGTCGGAAACCATCCCAAACGAGCTGTCTTGTTGGGGCAAGTCGCTCGTGTCACCGAAGGGCCGCAATTCAAGCGTGGTGATGGAAGCGTCGACGGTCGCCCAGGAATCGTGTTCACGACCGTCAAACAACCTCACGTTGATACACGCGACCTGAGTGATGCGGTGGCAGAGGCATTTGTCGAGGTCGAGGCATCATTGCCAGCGGACATCATCGTCAACTCGGAACTGTTTCGGCTGAGAAACTTTATCGACCGAGGCATCTTCAATGTTGCCGAGGCACTCGTCATCGGCGCGGTGCTCGTCATCATCGTGCTGTTTCTGTTCCTGCTGAACTTTCGCACGACGTTCATCACGCTCACCGCGATCCCGCTTTCGCTCGTTCTGACAACGCTTACATTCCGCATGATGGGTTGGATCAGTGGAACAGAGCTGTCCATCAACGTCATGACGCTCGGTGGCATCGCCGTTGCCATGGGCGAACTCGTCGACGACGCGATCGTTGATGTCGAAAACATCTTTCGTCGACTCAAGCTGAACAATCTGTTGCCGGTCAAAGAACAGAAGTCGTCAATCGTTGTTACTTTCGAGGCGAGCAAAGAGATTCGTAGCTCGATTGTGTTTGGAACCGCAGTCGTGATTCTTTCCTTCATGCCGCTGTTCGCACTGTCGGGTGTCGAAGGTCGGTTGTTCACGCCGCTGGGCTTCGCCTACATCGTGTCCATCTTGTCGTCCTTCGTCGTGTCGATGACCGTCACACCGGTACTTTCCTACTATCTTCTGCCAAATTCGCGTGCAACCCAACACGAGGGCGACGGGTTCTTGTTGCATGGACTGAAAGCGATGATGACTCATCTGATCCGTCTCAGCATGGCGTTGCCGCGAACGCTGCTTATTTTGACCTGGCTGGCCGTTGCCTTAGCGGCATGGCAAATGTCGATGCTGGGTCGAAACTTTTTGCCGCCCTTCGATGAAGGCAGCATTCAAGTCAACGTGACCTTGCCACCCGGATCGTCGCTGGATGCTTCCAACAAAGTTTCAGGGGCGATTGATTCCGTCTTTCAGTCGATGCAAAAGACGGAGGAGAATCCGGATGGCGAGATTCTGCACTTCGTTCGCCGAACCGGTCGAGCGGAGATGGACGAGCATGCGTCGCCGGTTAACTTCGGCGAATACATCCTCAGCATGAATCCCGAATCACCGACGGAGCGAGAAGAAATCCTCGCGAGACTCCGGGAGAAAATCAGCGACGAAGCACCCGGAGTGGACATTGAGGTCGAACAGCCTCTGGCCCACTTGATTAGTCATATGATCTCGGGCGTTTACGCTCAGATTGCGATCAAGATTCACGGCGACGACTTGGATGTTCTGCAGCGAGTTGCCGAACAGGTCAAAGGAACAATCCAAGACGTAGAAGGAATCACGCCGCCGGTCGTTGAGCCGATTCAAGAGACAGCCGAACTGCACATTGATCTTCGCGCCGACGACCTAGCGTTGCATGGACTGACTCGCGAATACGTCGCGGACGTTTTGCAAACAGCGTTGCAGGGTGAAGTCGTCTCGCAAGTCCTCGAAGGACAGCGCCGATTCGATTTACTGGTGCGACTGGAGGAGGAGTATCGCACCGATTACGCGAATCTGGATCGGCTACGCATCGACCTGCCTGACCGTGAGGGGCAACCCGATCGGGGCCAGATCGAACTGCGCGAGGTCGCGGATGTGGGCATCGGCACCGGTCCAAACTCGATCAATCGCGAGAACGCACGCCGCCGGATTGTCATTCGCTGCAATACCGAAGGCCGCGACTTGGCCGGTGCGGTGAACGAGATCAAGAGCCGTATTGGCAACCAAGTTGAAATGCCGGCCGGCTATTTCATCGAATATGGAGGGCAGTTCGAGAGCCAACAGCGTGCGACGCAACTGATCATCGTGCTCGCCGGTGTTTCGGTGATCGGCATGTTCATTGTGCTCTTGGTTCTGTTTCCGTCGATTCGGATCGTGCTGCAAATCCTGAACGCGCTCCCAACCGCGTTCATCGGTGGCGTGATGGCACTTGTCATCACGCAGCAAAGTCTCACCGTTGCAAGTCTCGTCGGCTTCATCTCACTTGGCGGCATCGCGGTTCGCAATGGCATTTTGTTGGTCACTCACTACTTCCACCTAATGAAGGAGGAAGGCGAAGAGTTTACGCAGGAGATGGTGATGCGAGGCAGTCTGGAGCGACTCGCACCGGTTTTGATGACGGCGTTGACCGCTGGCATCGGACTGATACCGCTCGTGCTGGGTGGTCAAGAACCGGGCCGTGAAATTCTGTATCCAGTTGCCACTGTCATCCTCGGCGGACTGACGACATCGACCTTCTGTGAATTCCTCATTCACCCTGGGCTCTTCTGGACGTTTTCAGGCAAGGACGCTGCTCGACTTGCAAAGCTCGAAACAGAGGAGGACGAATTGATATGA